One Bacteroidota bacterium DNA window includes the following coding sequences:
- a CDS encoding gluconokinase, translated as MSAPTVLVLMGVSGVGKTTVGQHLAACLGWAFADADALHPPENVAKMQRGEGLTDADRAPWLRAVRTLIDECIAAELPTVLACSALKRAYRDQLRRDDDCVAVVWLDAPHAALAERLARRPGHFAGPDLLPSQFAALEPPSPSEAVRVRSEGCAEDTAWEIVKMLGLRHGPRARHCP; from the coding sequence GTGAGCGCGCCGACCGTGCTCGTGCTGATGGGCGTCTCGGGCGTCGGCAAGACGACCGTCGGGCAGCACCTGGCTGCGTGCCTCGGCTGGGCCTTCGCCGACGCCGACGCCCTGCACCCGCCCGAGAACGTGGCGAAGATGCAGCGCGGCGAGGGGCTGACCGACGCCGACCGGGCCCCGTGGCTGCGCGCCGTCCGCACCCTCATCGACGAGTGCATCGCGGCGGAGCTGCCAACGGTGCTCGCCTGCTCGGCGCTCAAGCGGGCTTACCGCGATCAGCTACGCCGCGACGATGACTGCGTCGCCGTCGTGTGGCTGGACGCTCCGCACGCCGCTCTCGCCGAGCGCCTGGCCCGGCGGCCGGGACATTTCGCCGGGCCGGACCTGCTCCCCAGTCAGTTCGCGGCGCTGGAGCCGCCATCGCCCTCCGAGGCCGTCCGGGTTCGCAGCGAGGGATGCGCGGAGGACACGGCCTGGGAGATAGTGAAGATGCTCGGACTACGGCACGGACCGCGCGCGCGGCACTGCCCGTAG